The following are from one region of the Coffea eugenioides isolate CCC68of chromosome 2, Ceug_1.0, whole genome shotgun sequence genome:
- the LOC113760294 gene encoding uncharacterized protein LOC113760294, with protein MRALPFTDDINEERLPPNFKLPSIQSYDGRGDPEDHIHAFISAFRLYCIPDPVICRAFPVFLQGTTRKWFWGLEPKSISTLGELVERFLHRFVSSRPTIRTSAYPLNMQQNPGESLRSYVQRFHEKSVQIPDPNEQVIIVAFTHGLVAGVFNTGIHKKYPRTLHELWLKVEKGIQAEDLNRMKKDVQVARSRADPRRGKDLGRSEAGTGSAFQSPGRDRRSVFDRISKGKSSIPESELTPLNTTRSRVLSVMEQNNLGKAPPKMFGSRDKRNSNLYCL; from the coding sequence ATGAGGGCTCTACCTTTCACTGATGATATCAATGAGGAAAGGCTTCCTCCAAACTTCAAACTCCCATCGATACAATCTTATGATGGCCGAGGTGATCCCGAAGATCACATCCATGCCTTCATATCAGCTTTCCGCTTATATTGCATCCCTGACCCAGTCATTTGCCGAGCTTTTCCAGTGTTCCTCCAGGGGACAACTCGCAAATGGTTCTGGGGTTTAGAACCTAAGAGCATCTCAACCCTGGGGGAATTAGTGGAGAGATTTCTCCATCGGTTTGTGTCATCCCGACCTACGATCAGGACCTCGGCTTATCCGCTGAATATGCAACAGAACCCTGGAGAGTCACTTCGGTCGTACGTCCAAAGGTTCCACGAGAAAAGTGTGCAAATACCTGACCCCAATGAACAGGTGATCATCGTTGCCTTTACCCATGGGCTCGTTGCCGGGGTATTCAACACGGGGATCCACAAGAAATATCCCCGCACACTCCACGAACTGTGGCTGAAGGTCGAGAAGGGCATACAGGCCGAAGACCTCAACCGTATGAAGAAAGATGTCCAAGTCGCCCGCTCGAGGGCTGACCCCCGAAGGGGGAAAGATCTTGGCCGAAGTGAAGCAGGGACAGGGAGTGCCTTCCAAAGTCCTGGCCGAGATCGCCGCAGCGTGTTTGACAGGATCTCTAAGGGGAAATCATCCATCCCCGAGTCTGAGTTGACCCCTTTGAACACTACCCGATCCCGTGTGTTGTCCGTAATGGAACAAAACAACCTCGGGAAGGCACCTCCGAAGATGTTCGGAAGCCGAGACAAGAGGAACTCAAACCTCTACtgcctgtag
- the LOC113760293 gene encoding uncharacterized protein LOC113760293 gives MEEIEDLFIRRGGGHRNESRRDGRKDPRETKGPLRDRSSGQGLGYESNIVGVINTIAGGPTGGDSQNSRKRTYRQANPDQAESSSRLSEVISYGPSDPVPTASSSHETLVIEVLTNNYIVKKVYIDPGNSLDVMYLRTFESLKLARGCMTPVRTTLVGFGGHVVHPEEMVILTVTVGHHPRCRTIPVNFVVVKADSPYNLLLGRPTLNALRAVYSTYHLNFKFPTPAGVAEVSSDVCTARECYLATLQAASTSASDTRSERRSNILSINCIDPQQSEKPSRLETGDEVEEISLDPMRPNQTVRIGIHLPGSIKKGMANLLIEYQDVFAWAADEVQGVPHHLMVHELNVDPQARPVKQKRRHLSPERSRAVGEEVDKLLPAKIIREVQYPTWLSNPVMVKKDTGAWRMCVDFTDLNKVCPKDCYPLPKVDTLVDSAMGYEVLCFLDAFKGYHQIGMSQEDQEKTAFYTDRDTYCYTTMPFGLKNAGATYQRLVNQAFRSQIGRNVEAYVDDIFLKSQMTSTFLADLNEVLDVLRRTRMMLNPKKCIFGVTSGKFLGYLVSRRGIEANPDKVRAIQEMSPLRCIRDVQRLTGRLAALNRFLSQSASKSLPFFKVLKKADNFSWTEECQQAFEQLKDYFHHLPTLTSPRPGDRLFLYLSAAVEAFSAVLIREEGVQVPVYYVSRVLRGRETRYIQAKKLVLALIHAARRLKSYFLTHHICLRTDQPLRQVLSRSEASGRLTKWAIELGEYDLSYEPRTAIKPQALADFLAEITFDEVNESTPATAEPQRWILHVDGSSNSEGSGAGLLLENPQGEVCSYALKFAFAASNNEAEYEAVIADLQLARKIGTAHILVYSDSQLVVCQIVGEYEAREENRRADALSRLTSTSFSDLNKTVLVEVLAEPGYLGEVVYPIYPGDTWMGPLIRFLSQGELPEDRTESRKLQRKAARCALRQNLLYKRLYLGPWLRCITPEEGERILQDIHEGLCGAHVGYRMLVKKALLLGYFWPTMRVDAQVMVLSCPSCQHHAPEHHQPTNLMIPIISPWPFEQWGTDIIGPFLRAPGNYAYVVVAVDYFTKWVEAEPLRTWCENLGIKQHFTSVGHPQANGQAEKFNRTLLHGLKTRLHRVGSSWMEELPSVLWSYRTTPRSATQETPLSLTYGSEAVVPTEFITPNPRMAAYATEVNEEERRVDFDLAEEKPDMAAAKVAL, from the exons ATGGAGGAAATAGAGGATCTG TTCATCCGCCGAGGGGGAGGTCATCGTAATGAATCCCGACGTGATGGACGAAAGGATCCTAGGGAGACAAAAGGGCCTCTTCGAGACAGATCTTCAGGTCAGGGGCTAGGATATGAGTCAAACATTGTTGGAGTCATCAACACTATCGCCGGAGGTCCAACGGGAGGGGATAGTCAGAACTCCCGGAAGAGGACCTACAGGCAAGCTAACCCGGATCAAGCCGAGTCAAGCTCTCGCCTATCCGAGGTGATCTCCTACGGGCCCAGTGATCCTGTCCCAACTGCCTCTAGTAGTCACGAGACCTTGGTGATTGAAGTGCTTACCAACAATTATATTGTGAAGAAGGTCTACATTGACCCGGGAAATTCGTTGGACGTCATGTACCTCCGTACATTTGAGAGCCTTAAGTTGGCCAGGGGATGCATGACCCCAGTAAGGACCACCCTGGTAGGGTTCGGGGGACACGTCGTGCATCCCGAAGAGATGGTGATTCTGACAGTGACTGTGGGGCATCACCCTCGTTGTCGAACCATTCCAGTCAACTTTGTGGTGGTAAAGGCTGACTCCCCGTATAACTTGCTTCTAGGTCGACCCACGCTTAATGCTTTGCGAGCGGTATACTCCACATACCACCTAAACTTTAAGTTTCCTACCCCCGCAGGGGTAGCCGAGGTCAGCAGCGACGTCTGCACTGCCCGGGAGTGCTACCTCGCCACTTTACAAGCAGCTTCCACGTCGGCCTCCGATACGAGGTCCGAAAGGAGGTCAAACATACTTTCGATAAATTGCATCGATCCTCAGCAATCTGAGAAGCCCTCGAGGCTGGAGACAGGAGATGAGGTGGAGGAAATCTCCCTGGACCCCATGAGGCCGAACCAGACAGTCCGCATCGGCATTCATCTGCCTGGATCGATCAAGAAAGGTATGGCGAACCTCCTCATAGAGTATCAGGACGTCTTCGCTTGGGCCGCAGATGAGGTCCAAGGAGTCCCGCATCACCTCATGGTGCACGAGCTGAACGTTGACCCCCAAGCACGCCCGGTCAAACAGAAAAGGAGGCATCTCAGCCCTGAACGCAGCCGAGCTGTAGGAGAAGAAGTGGACAAGCTCCTACCTGCTAAGATAATCCGGGAGGTCCAATATCCGACCTGGTTATCCAACCCGGTCATGGTCAAGAAGGACACGGGGGCTTGGAGAATGTGCGTCGACTTCACCGATCTCAACAAAGTCTGCCCCAAGGACTGCTACCCATTGCCCAAAGTCGACACCCTGGTGGATTCGGCAATGGGTTATGAGGTCCTTTGTTTCCTTGATGCGTTCAAGGGGTATCATCAGATCGGAATGAGTCAAGAAGATCAAGAGAAGACGGCCTTCTACACCGACCGAGATACATACTGTTATACTACCATGCCCTTCGGGCTGAAGAATGCCGGAGCCACATATCAGCGCCTGGTTAACCAAGCCTTTAGGTCCCAGATCGGCAGAAATGTCGAAGCCTATGTGGACGACATCTTCCTCAAAAGCCAGATGACTTCTACTTTCCTGGCTGACCTGAACGAGGTCCTTGATGTCCTTCGGAGAACCCGAATGATGTTAAATCCCAAGAAGTGTATTTTTGGGGTCACTTCGGGAAAATTCTTGGGTTACCTCGTCTCCAGGCGAGGCATAGAAGCGAATCCGGATAAGGTAAGAGCAATCCAGGAAATGTCTCCACTTCGGTGTATCCGCGATGTGCAAAGGCTTACAGGACGGTTGGCAGCCCTGAACCGGTTCTTGTCTCAATCGGCCTCCAAGTCGTTGCCCTTTTTCAAGGTTCTGAAGAAAGCTGACAACTTTTCCTGGACTGAAGAATGTCAacaggcgtttgagcagctgaAGGATTACTTTCACCACCTTCCAACGCTCACCTCACCTCGTCCAGGGGATAGGTTGTTCCTGTACCTATCGGCCGCAGTCGAAGCCTTCAGTGCCGTGCTGATAAGGGAGGAAGGTGTACAAGTTCCAGTTTACTACGTCAGCCGGGTCCTCCGAGGTCGGGAGACCAGGTACATACAAGCGAAGAAACTTGTGCTAGCCTTAATTCATGCGGCCCGCAGGCTTAAATCCTACTTCCTAACCCACCACATCTGTCTAAGAACTGACCAGCCCCTCAGACAAGTCTTATCACGATCGGAGGCGTCCGGACGCCTTACTAAATGGGCCATCGAGTTGGGAGAGTACGACCTGTCTTACGAACCTCGTACGGCAATCAAACCTCAGGCTCTTGCGGACTTCCTAGCCGAGATCACTTTTGATGAGGTGAACGAGTCCACCCCAGCCACCGCTGAGCCTCAGCGGTGGATTCTGCATGTGGACGGCTCGTCTAACAGTGAGGGTAGTGGAGCAGGTTTGCTCCTCGAAAACCCCCAGGGAGAGGTGTGCTCATATGCCCTAAAATTTGCCTTTGCTGCCTCAAACAATGAGGCCGAATATGAAGCAGTCATTGCCGACTTGCAACTGGCTCGTAAGATCGGGACTGCCCACATCTTGGTCTACAGTGACTCCCAACTCGTCGTATGCCAGATAGTGGGAGAGTACGAGGCCAGAGAAGAG AACAGAAGGGCTGATGCCCTCTCCCGGCTTACGTCCACCTCGTTTTCTGATTTGAACAAGACGGTTCTTGTGGAAGTCTTAGCCGAGCCGGGATACCTAGGGGAGGTCGTGTACCCCATCTACCCTGGGGACACCTGGATGGGCCCTTTGATTCGATTTCTCAGCCAGGGGGAGCTTCCCGAAGACCGAACTGAGTCGAGAAAACTTCAACGTAAAGCAGCTCGGTGCGCTCTTCGACAAAATCTCTTATACAAGAGGTTGTACCTCGGCCCGTGGTTGCGGTGTATCACGCCAGAAGAGGGAGAGAGGATCCTCCAAGACATACACGAGGGACTCTGTGGTGCTCACGTCGGCTACAGGATGCTCGTTAAGAAAGCTTTGTTGCTCGGGTATTTCTGGCCCACCATGAGGGTAGATGCCCAGGTGATGGTCCTTAGTTGCCCTTCTTGCCAGCACCACGCTCCTGAGCACCACCAGCCGACCAATCTTATGATCCCCATCATCTCGCCATGGCCGTTCGAGCAATGGGGAACTGACATAATCGGCCCATTTCTCAGAGCTCCGGGCAATTATGCCTACGTGGTGGTAGCAGTGGACTACTTCACCAAGTGGGTTGAGGCAGAACCTCTAAGGA CGTGGTGTGAAAACCTGGGGATCAAACAGCATTTCACTTCGGTTGGACATCCCCAGGCTAATGGACAGGCCGAGAAGTTCAACCGCACTCTCCTTCATGGTCTTAAAACCAGGCTACATCGGGTTGGGTCATCCTGGATGGAAGAACTTCCCAGCGTGCTGTGGTCTTACCGAACCACCCCGAGGTCAGCAACCCAAGAGACCCCGTTATCTTTGACTTATGGGTCCGAAGCCGTCGTCCCAACCGAATTCATTACTCCGAATCCACGGATGGCAGCATACGCCACCGAAGTCAACGAGGAGGAACGGCGAGTTGACTTTGACCTCGCCGAAGAGAAGCCTGATATGGCCGCGGCCAAAGTTGCTCTTTAA